The DNA window ACGTTCGGCGCGGACACCGACATGGCGGCGACGACCCGGCCGTCCGCACCGCGGATGGGAGCCCCGATGCAGTTGATGGACTCCTCGTGGCCGCCGAGGTCGGTGGCCCAGCCCTGTTCGCGTACGAGCGCCAGTTCCTTGAGGAACGCGGCGGCGTTCGGCGTCGAACGGGACGTGTACGTGGGGTAGTCGAGCTTCTCCGCGATGGCGCGGCGCTCGGCTTCGGGGAGGTCGGCGAGCAGCAGTTTCGCCACGGCGGCGACGGTGATCGCGACGGGCTTGCCGATGCGCGAGTACATGCGGACGGGGTAGCGGCTCTCGACCTTGTCGATGTAGAGGACCTCGACCTCGGTCTCCTCGTACACGGCGAGGTGGACGGTGTGCCCGCACTCGTTGTTGAGCGCGGCGAGGTGGGGGTGTGCGATCTCGCGTACGTCGAGGTTCTCGACGGCCTCCTGGGCGAGCGCGAAGAGGCGGGCCCCGAGGCGGTAGCGCTGGTCCTGCTGCCGGTAGACGAGGCCGTGCTCGTGGAGGGTGCGCAGGAGGCGCAGGGCGGTGGACTTGTGAACGCCGAGGCGTTCGGCGACCTGGCCGAGGTCGGCGGGTCCCTCGGCGAGGAGCGGCAGGATGCTCAGTGCGCGGTCGACGGTCTGGCTCATGGGGTACGTACCTCCTGGTCGGCGGCGCCCTGTGCTGTCGCTGGTTCTGCCGGCTCGGTCGCTTCGGTCGCTCCGGTGGCTCCGGCCGCTCCGGCCGCTTCGGTCGCGTCGGTCTCTTCGGTCCAGCCGGGGCCGAGACGAAGTCTCCCCCAGGCTTCGGCGCCGAGGGCGGCGAGGCGGTCGGCGCGGGCGCGGGACGGCGGCGTGCCGAGGTCGCCCGGGACGGTGAGGGCGGCGGCCGCCATGAGGTGGCCGTGCCGGAGCCGGTCGCGTACGGGCAGACCGCGCAGGGTCGCGGAGAGGAACCCGGCGGCGAAGGCGTCTCCGGCCCCGACGGGGGCGACGACATCGACGCGGAGAGCGGGGACGGTGGTGACCGTGTCGGGCGCGCTGTCGCCGCCTGCCGCGGTACGGGTGAAGACCGTCGCGCCCGCCGAGCCCCGCTTGACGACCAGGACCTCCGGCTCCGGCAGCGTCCGGCGGATCGCGGCGGCGCCCCGGACGCCCCAGGCCGTCTCCGCCTCGTCCTCGCCGACGAAGACGAGGTCCGCGCCGCGCGCGAGGCCGAGCAGGGCCCGGGGGCCGTCGGCGTCGCGCCACAGGTGCGCGCGGTGGTTGACGTCGAAGGAGACGAGGGGGCGGCCGGGGCGGCGGGCGGTCAGCGTACGCATCAGGGCCAGGCAGTCGGCGGACAGTGCGGCCGTGATCCCGGACAGGTGCAGTACGCGGCCCGCCGCCAGCTCGTCGAGCGGCATGTTCCGCGGTGACATCGCGGAGGCGGCCGATCCGGTGCGGTAGTAGACGACTTCGAAGCCGTCGGCGTCGCGGTCGTTCGCCGTGCGGAAGTAGACGCCGGTGGGGCGGTCGGGGTCGCGTTGGACGGCGGAGGTGTCCACGCCGTACGCGGCCACGGCCTCGACGAGGTGGTCCCCGAAGCCGTCGGCACCCACCCGGCCCACCCACCGCGCGCGGTGCCCGGCAGCGGCGAGGGCGCAGGCGACGTTGGACTCGGCGCCGCCGATGCCGCGGCCGAAGGAGGGTACGTCGGCGAGGCGGCCGGGACGGGAGGGAAGGAACGTCACCATGGACTCGCCGAGGCAGACCACCTCCACTGCTGCTGCTTCGTCCGCGTGCGCGGTCACGATCGGGCTCCTCACCGCTGACTCACCACTGACACACCATTGACCCTGCGTCGGCTCGGATGTTAGACAGCGTCCAGCGATATGCGCAATGGTCGTTGCACATGCTGCAACACGACGTATCAGGAGGCTCCCATGGCCGTAGGCAACCCGGTCGGCCGACTCGCCGACGAGCGTGTGGACCACCGCTTCAAGGCGCTCCCGCCGGACGCCGAGGGGCTGACGGTCGGGGAACTCGCCGCCGAGCGCCGCAACCTCTTCACGGACGGCTTCACCACCCCCGTGCTCGCGCTCTCCGCCGAGTCGGTGGAGCACAACCTCGCCCTCCTGGAGACGTACGCCGAGCGGCACGGCCTCGCGTTCGCGCCGCACGGCAAGACCTCGATGGCGCCGCAGCTCTTCGAGCGCCAACTGGAGCACGGGGCGTGGGGCATCACCGCCGCCGTCCCGCACCAGGCGCGCGTGTACCGGGCGTACGGCATCCGGCGGATCTTCCTCGCCAACGAGGTCGTCGACGCGCCGGCGCTGCGCTGGCTGGCCGCCGAACTGGACGCCGACCCCGACTTCCGGTGCATCTGTTACGTCGACTCCGTACGCGGTGTGCAGCTGATGGACGAGGCGCTGCGGGCCGCCTCGGCCTCGCGCCCGCTGGACGTGGTCGTCGAACTCGGCGCCGGTGAGGGGGCCCGTACCGGCGCCCGGACGCCGGCCGACTGCGCGGCGGTCGCCGACGCGGTGGCGGCCACCGCGACCCTGCGTCTGGTGGGTGTGGCCGGGTACGAGGGCGAGGTCCCGCAGGCGGACGGCGACAAGGTCCGCGCGTGGCTGCGCGAACTGGTCGCGCTGGCGACGGACTTCGACAAGGCGGGCCGGTTCGACGGCGGTTCGGACGTGGTGGTCAGCGCGGGTGGCAGCGCGTGGTTCGACACGGTGGCCGAGGTGTTCGCGGAGATCCCCGAGCTCTCGCTCCCGGTGCTCAAGCTGCTCAGGTCGGGGGCGTACGTCTCGCACGACGACAACCACTACAGCCGGCTCACCCCCTTCAACCGGGTTCCCGAGGAGGGCGCGCTCCGGCCCGCGTTCCGCCTCTGGGCGCAGGTCGTCTCCCGGCCCACCCCGGAGCAGGCGTTCGTCAACGCCGGCAAGCGCGACGCGGCGTACGACCTGCACCTGCCGGAGGCGCTGGCGGTACGGGACGCCCGTACGGGCGAGGTGCGCCCGGCGACCGGGATCACGGTCACCGGGCTGTCCGACCAGCACGGCTGGCTGCGTACGGACCCGGAGGCGGAGCTGGAGGTGGGCGACTGGGTGGGTCTGGGGCTGTCCCACCCCTGCACGTCCTTCGACAAGTGGCAGCTGATCCCGCTGGTCGAGGCGGACGGCACGGTCACGGACTACATCCGCACGTTCTTCTAGCCCCGGAAGGGGCGGGGCCCGACACCGACCCAGCAGCCACGCAGAGAGGCAAGCGACAGCCATGGACCTCGTCATCCGTGACGTACGCGTCATAGACGGCACCGGCGGTGCCTCCTACCGCGCCGACGTCGGCCTGCACAGTGGGCGCATCGCCGAGATCCGCCGGGAGGGCGACGGCGGCCCGCGCCCCACCGGCCGCCGGACGCTGCACGCGCACGGCCTCGCCCTCTCCCCCGGCTTCATCGACATGCACGCCCACAGCGACCTCGCGCTCCTGCGCGACCCCGACCACAGCGCCAAGGCCGCCCAGGGCGTGACCCTGGAAGTCCTGGGCCAGGACGGGCTGTCGTACGCGCCGGTCGACGACCGCACCCTCACCGAGGTCCGCAGGGCGATCACCGGGTGGAACGGCGGCGCGCCGGGGGACACGACCGTCGACTTCGACTGGCGGACCGTCGGTGAGTACCTCGACCGCCTCGACCGCCAGGGCATCGCCGTCAACGCCGCGTACCTCGTCCCGCAGGGCACCGTCCGCATGTACGCGGCCGGCTGGGACGACCGCCCGGCGACCCCCGCCGAACTCACCCGCATGAAGCAGCTCGTCGCCGAGGGCATGGAGCAGGGCGCCGTCGGCATGTCGTCGGGCCTGACCTATACCCCCGGCATGTACGCCGACGACGCCGAACTCACCGAGCTCTGCCGCGTGGTGGCGGGCTACGGCGGTTACTACTGCCCGCACCACCGCTCGTACGGTGCCGGAGCCCTCGCGGCGTACGAGGAGATGGTGACCCTCACCCGCAACGCCGGCTGCGCGCTCCACCTCGCCCACGCCACCATGAACTTCGGCGTCAACCGGGGCAAGGCGCCCGATCTCCTCGCCCTCCTCGACAAGGCGCTCGACGACGGCGCGGACATCTCCCTCGACACGTACCCCTACACACCCGGCTGCACGACGCTCGTCGCGATGCTGCCGAGCTGGGCGGGCGAGGGCGGCCCGGAGGCGACCCTCGCCCGCCTGAGGGACGACGAGAGTGCCGAGAGGATCCGGCACCACATGGAGGTCGTCGGTGCGGACGGCTGCCACGGCGTTCCCATCGAGTGGGACACGATCGAGATCTCGGGCGTCGGCGACCCCGGTCTGGCGGACTGCGTGGGCAGGACGATCGCCGAGTCCGCCGCACAGCGCGGCGAGGCCCCCTGGGCCACGGCGCGCCGCCTGCTGATCGACGACGGCCTGGGGTCGACGATCCTTCAGCACGTCGGACACGAGGAGAACGTCCGCGCGATCATGCGCCACCGCGTCCACACCGGTGGCAGCGACGGCATCCTCCAGGGCGACAAGCCGCATCCGCGCGCGTACGGCACCTTCCCCCACTACCTGGGTCACTACGCCCGCGACCTGGGAGTCCTCTCGCTGGAGGAGTGCGTCGCGCACCTCACCTCGCGTCCGGCGGCGCGGCTGCGGCTGCCCGACCGGGGGCTCGTACGGGAGGGTTACCGCGCGGACCTCGTCCTCTTCGACCCCGGCACGGTCGCGGCGGGCTCCACGTTCGAGGCCCCGCGCACCCTGCCGGTGGGCATCCCGCACGTCCTGATCGACGGCCGGTTCGTGATCGAGGACGGCAGGCGGACGGACGTCCTCGCGGGCCGGTCGGTCCGCCGTACGGCCTGACCCGCACGTCGGCCGGCGCGTCGCGGCCGGAGCCGTGACCCGCACGCACGCGGTGAGCGGCCCCGCCGGGAGAGAAGGCGGGACCGGCTACCCCGACGTGGAGGCGGTCTTCTGCGTCCTGGCCGGCGGCAGGTCCGCCGGGGCGGAGGGGCGACGCGCGGAGGGGATCACCGACCGTTCCGTACTCCCGGCCGCCACGGCTGCGCGGCGCTGACGGTCCTCGCCGCGCAGCAGCACCGCGCCCAGCACGCACACGGCGCCCGCCATGGCGAAGCCGTACCCCGGGGTGCTGCCGTTGGGGTGGGTCTCGTAGACCAGCGCGGCGGACAGCACCGCGAGGACGCGGCCGAGCCTGCCGTTCCACGCGGTGGCGGAGATCGCCGCCATGCCCCACAGGAGGTACCACGGCTGCACCATCGGCGAGAGGACGACCAGCGCCAGCAGAGCCGCACCGAGGCCGTGGACCGGGTGCAGCGGCGCGTGCGGACGTGCGTGCGGGGGCCGGCCGCCCCGCCAGGGCCGCACGGTGCGGAAGGTCGCCAGGGCCGCGTAACCGATCACGGCGAGCGCCAGGACCAGGCCGGCCAACTGGAACGCCCGTTTGACGGGCTGCGGGTCCCAGCCGAACAGCAGCCGCGTCAGTTCGCCGACCCCCAGGCCGATGTCGCTGGAGAGGGAGAGGGCCGTGTGGATCGACCCGGCCACGCTCTGCGTCCGCAGCCACCCGAAGCCCGTACCGCTGAGCAGCGTGGTGACCACCGCGACCGCCCCGGCCACCAGAGCGGGAACGGCGAACGCCTTGACGACGCGCCACGCGAGCGGCCCGGAGGTCCGGCGTACGACGATCGCGCCGATGAAGAGGAGAGCGACGGCGGCCGGTGACTTGACCATCATCGCCAGCGCGACGACCGCGCTGCCGAGGACCCAGCGGCCGCGCAGCGCGCACACCACGCCCGCCAGCATGATGCCGATCATCAGGCCGTCGTTGTGCATGCCGCCGACGACGTGGACCAGCAGCAGCGGGTTGAGGGCTCCCAGCCACAGCGCGCCGGTCTCGCTCGCGCCGCACGCGCGGGCGATGCGCAGGGTCGACCAGACGATGAGGGCGAGTGCCGCGAGGGCGACGATCCGCATGCCGAGCACGGCCGGGACGATCCGGCCGTCCGTGGCGAGCACGACCCACTTGGCCAGGACGAGGAAGACGGGACCGTACGGGGCCGGGGTGTCGGTCCAGTGCGCGCCGCTGCTGGCGGCGGCGTCGGCGCCCAGCTCGTCCGGGCCGAGGACCGAGGGGCCGGACGTGTAGACGTCGTGGCCTTCGACGACCATCGCCCCTTGGGCTATGTAGCTGTAGACGTCGGCGCTGTGGAGCGGCGGGGCCAGTACGAGCGGCGCCGCCCACCAGACGAGCGTCACCAGCGTTCCGCGCACCCCGCCCGCCGCACCCCGGGCGACCAGTCGCCCGTACCGCCACCAGGACACGACCAGGAGCGTCAGGCCGAGGTACGCCAGGACGGCGGCGGCGACCGTCGTCACGGAACCGTGGGGGACCCATATCCCCCACGGGTCGCGCGCCGGCAGCCGGCCGGCGGCCGTGCCGCCCACGGCTGCCGCGAGCGATCCGACGGCTCCCAGCCGGCGGTACCCGACAGCACTCAGCGTCCCCATGACCGTTCAACTTATCCGAGCCGTCCGGCCGGCCGGGCGCCGCACCGGACCGCCACGGGCGCCTACGGCTTGGGGAGGGCGCAGCCGGGGCGGGACAGGTCGAGCTTGCTGCCGGCGCCGATGCAGGCGACGAAGCCGTACGTCTGCTGGCCGTAGTTGATGCCCCTGCGCACGGTCACGTTGCCGCTCTCGTCGACCTCGCACGGGTTGTTGTCCGTGCAGCGCGCGCCGTCTTCGTTACCCGTGTTGTTCACGGCGACGACCTTTCCGGTGGCCGTGTCGATGACGGGCGAGCCCGAGGTACCGCCGATGGTCTTGCACGCGGAGGTGTAGCGGACTGAGTCCTTCCAGGTCCACGCACCCTCCTTCAGCCGGTACGCGAAGCCGTCGACGGCGCAGCTGTAGATCCGCTTCCAGTAGCCGGAGACGACCTTGATGGCCGTGCCCTGCACGGGGCGCGTCGCGCTCAGCTCCAGGGCGTCGATGCCGTAGCCGCTCTTGATCTGGGCGTAGGTACTGGTGAGCTGGTAGAGCGAGGCGTCGGTGTCGGTCATCGTCGCGTACGCGATCTTGCTCGCCCGGAGGGTCGCCACCTTGGTGCCGGCCGAGTTGAGCAGGCCGAAGGTACGGGAGGACGGCTTGTCGACCAGGACCTGGCCCGGAGCCGGGAAGCCGCTCTCCAGGCAGTGGCCGTTGGACAGGACGAGCGCCGGGTCCGCGGGCTGCGAGCCGGGCGTACGGACGACGGAGCCGGAACAGTTGCTGAGCGCCACCGTTCCGGCGAAGTCGACGGCCCTGACGGCCGGCCGGGCCTGCTGAACCGTCTGCGCGGCGGCCGGCGCCGCTCCCGCGCCGAGGAGCAGCAGGGCTAAGAGCGTGCCGACGAGAGGCTTCTTCATGTGGGGGGTCCCCTCTTGAACGACCTGGATGTCCGGGGCGCACACGCCCCGGACTTGTCATGTGCATTCTTAGTGGATTCCACATGCTGGACAAGACCGCGATCAGGGCGGGTTCGGGACAATCGCCGGACCGGTTTCCGGACCCGTCAGGGCCGCCTCAAGACCCCACCGGGGCGGCATCCGGACCGCACCGGAACAGCATCCGAACCGCTTCGGGCCGCTTCAGGGCCGCATCCGGGCCGCTTCACGACTGCTTCAGCACCGCCCGTGACGCCGTACGCCCGTGCAGCGCGACCATTGCGGTCACCGCCGCCGCCAGCAGCGCAACGGCGAGCAGCGCCGGTACGAGGACGACCACCGCGCCCGCCACGAGGCAGAGCGCACCACCGGTGATCAGGGTGACCGGCCTCGGCCCGCCGATGCGCACCACGATGGCCGCCGCCCCCAGCAGGAACACGCCGACGCCGCCGGTCAGGGCCCAGGCCGCGATGCCGTGCAGGGGCTCGGAGAGGGCGTAGTGCCCGGCGTCGGCGACCTGGTGCAGGGCCTTCTTCATCCCGAGCGCGGCGAGCACCACTCCGGCCACGAGCGGCAGGTGCAGGAAGGTGTAGACGTCGCGGCCCAGGCGCGTGCGGTCGTCGCCCTCCAGCGGCGCCAGCCGGTGTTCCGCGGCCTCGCTGAACTGCCGGAAGTACAGCCGCCACAGCCCGGTGACGACCAGCAGGCCGGCGACCGCGGCGGCCAGGACCGCGGCGGTGACGGGGTAACCGGACACCCCCACGCCGATCGCGACGATCGACTCCCCCAGGGCGATGATCACGATGAGCCCGTGGCGCTCGGCGGAGTGTCCCGGTGAGGCGATGCGCCAGCCCGAGGCCCCGGTGACGAAGATGCCGACGTAATCGATGACGACCGCACCCAGCCACACCAGCACCTGCGCGACGCCGGTGAGGGCGCTGCCGATCAGCAGCAGTACGAGCGGCGGACCCACCGACAGCAGGGCCGTCCGGCGCAGCGTGGCGTGCAGGGCCCGGTCGTCCGGATGGGCGATCCGGTACGAGACCAGGTGCAGGAGCCGGACCGCGCCGTAGCAGAGTACGAACACCAAAGGGGCGTCCAGGCCGCCGGGCCGGTCGGAGAAGACCTCCGGAACGGTGAGCAGGACGACCATCATCACGGCCATCACGGCGACGAGCACGGCGAACAGCGCCCCCGAGTCGGCGCGCACCACATTGCCCAGCCAGGCGAAACAGCACCAGCACCACCACAGGAGCGCGAGCACCACCAGCCCGCCGAGTATGCGCAGCGGGGTCGTGTCGTCGGCCATCAGTGCGGTGACCTGCGTGATCGCGTACACGAACACCAGGTCGAAGAACAGTTCGGCAGGCGTCACCCTGTGCCCGTCCTGCGCGGCGATCATCCGGGAACGTTCACTGCCTGTGGCCACGCGCTCTCCTCAAGAGTCCGGATCAACTACGTTGGCCACGGCTGCCGTTCGGGCGAAAAACCGACCGTGGACCGGGCGCAATCCTTATCCGCCGACCGGCCGCCGGTCCAGCGTTTCCGCCCCGGACGCACAGCCGGCTCGCGGCACCCCACCCGGCGCCCGGCCACCCCCCTGGCACCCTTTCGCGACCCCGGCGGCCACCCGCGTGGCCAAAAACACGAAGCGGGTCCCGTTATGCACCCGTAAGGTGGCCAGCATGCAGGTGATCCAGTCGACGAAGCTCGCAAACGTCTGTTACGAAATCCGCGGCCCCGTGCTCGAGGAGGCGATGCGGCTCGAAGCGGCGGGTCACCGCATCCTCAAGCTCAACACCGGCAACCCGGCGGCGTTCGGTTTCGAGTGCCCGCCCGAGATCCTGGAGGACATCCTCCGCAATCTCGCGGGCGCGCACGGTTACGGCGACGCGAAGGGCCTGCTGGCGGCGCGCCGCGCGGTCATGCAGCACTACCAGACCAAGGGCATCGAGCTCGACGTCGAGGACATCTACCTCGGCAACGGCGTCTCCGAGCTGATCCAGATGTCGATGCAGGCGCTGCTGGACGACGGCGACGAGGTGCTCGTCCCCGCGCCGGACTACCCGCTGTGGACCGCGTCCGTCTCCCTCGCCGGCGGCACGGCGGTGCACTACCGCTGCGACGAGCAGGCCGACTGGATGCCGGACCTCGCCGACATCGAGCGCAAGATCACGGACCGCACCAAGGCCATCGTCGTCATCAACCCGAACAATCCGACGGGTGCGGTGTACGACGACGAGATGCTGCGCGGGCTCACCGAGATCGCCCGCCGTCACAATCTGATCGTCTGCTCCGACGAGATCTACGACCGGATCCTGTACGACGGCGCCACGCACACCCCGACCGCCGCCATCGCGCCCGACCTGCTCACGCTCACCTTCAACGGCCTGTCGAAGAACTACCGTGTCGCCGGCTACCGCAGCGGCTGGCTCGCGGTCTGTGGTCCGAAGGCGCACGCCTCGTCGTACATCGAGGGGCTCACGATCCTCGCCAACATGCGGCTGTGCGCCAACATGCCGTCGCAGCACGCGGTGGCCACGGCGCTCGGCGGCCGGCAGTCGATCGAGGACCTGGTGCTGCCGGGTGGCCGGATCCTGGAGCAGCGGAACGCGGCGTACGAGCTGCTCACGCAGATCCCGGGCATCACCTGCGTGAAGCCCAAGGGCGCGCTGTACCTCTTCCCGCGCCTCGACCCCAAGGTCTACAAGATCAAGGACGACCGGGAGATGGTCCTCGACCTGCTGCGGGCCGAGAAGATCATGGTCGTGCAGGGTACTGGCTTCAACTGGCCCGAGCCCGATCACTTCCGCATCGTGACGCTCCCGGCGGTGGAGGAGCTGACGGACGCCGTGACACGTATCGGCACTTTCCTGGACGGATACGGACAGACATAGGCGGGCTTGGGCGGGTGGGCAAGCACCCTCCGGGCGTGCGCCCACCCACCGCACCTCGGCGCGACTCGACTCAACTTTAGACAGAATCTAATGTAGGCTGGTCTCCTGACCCTGGCAGGAGGCCATCCCATGTACGAGCCGATCCGCAACAAGTCGGTCCATCGCATGGCCGCCGACCGGGCCGACTTCCCGCACCGTTCGCGCGAGGAGGAGCTGGACATCCAGCTCGCCGGACACCTGGCGGCGCTCCTAGCGGTCACCGACGAACTGGGTCTCGGCGCGGCGGCCGACCGTATCGCCACCCAGGTCGCCCGGCTGCGCGGCGCCCCGCCGGCCAGGCACGCCGGCCTCACGCACGCGGCTCCGATCGCGCTGCACCGCCGGGCCCACGAGCTCGCGGGCCGCGCGCTGGTCGTCGCCGCCTCGCGCGCCGACACCGCCGCCGCGATCCTGGCCGCCGAGCGCATGGACGCCCACGCGGCCGCGCTCGAAGAGCTCCGCCTCGTCGGAGCCCACTGACGGCCCCGGCCCGCGTGCCTTCGCGGCGCACGGGCCGGGTGCCATTGATTTCGCGTCCACGCAGCCACGCAACCGCGCAGCCACATGGATCGCACGGGCCGCACGGCCACGAAGAACAGCCCCCGAAGCCGTGAGGGGGCTTCGGGGGCTGTGCCGCGGCGGGCCGCATGACCCCACAGGTCAGGGCGGATGTCAGGAAGGCCCGGCCGCGGAGCTCGGTGGGGACGTGGGTCAGCCCAGGCGCTCGACCAGCGCGCGGTACTCCTCCCACAGCTCCTTCGGAGCGTGGTCGCCGAAGGTGTTGAGGTGGTCCGGGATCAGGGCCGCCTCCTCGCGCCAGACCTCCTTGTCGACCGTCAGCAGGA is part of the Streptomyces agglomeratus genome and encodes:
- a CDS encoding IclR family transcriptional regulator produces the protein MSQTVDRALSILPLLAEGPADLGQVAERLGVHKSTALRLLRTLHEHGLVYRQQDQRYRLGARLFALAQEAVENLDVREIAHPHLAALNNECGHTVHLAVYEETEVEVLYIDKVESRYPVRMYSRIGKPVAITVAAVAKLLLADLPEAERRAIAEKLDYPTYTSRSTPNAAAFLKELALVREQGWATDLGGHEESINCIGAPIRGADGRVVAAMSVSAPNVVVTAEELLTLLPLLRRTADAISREYSGNTPPKEAASA
- a CDS encoding sugar kinase, with translation MVTFLPSRPGRLADVPSFGRGIGGAESNVACALAAAGHRARWVGRVGADGFGDHLVEAVAAYGVDTSAVQRDPDRPTGVYFRTANDRDADGFEVVYYRTGSAASAMSPRNMPLDELAAGRVLHLSGITAALSADCLALMRTLTARRPGRPLVSFDVNHRAHLWRDADGPRALLGLARGADLVFVGEDEAETAWGVRGAAAIRRTLPEPEVLVVKRGSAGATVFTRTAAGGDSAPDTVTTVPALRVDVVAPVGAGDAFAAGFLSATLRGLPVRDRLRHGHLMAAAALTVPGDLGTPPSRARADRLAALGAEAWGRLRLGPGWTEETDATEAAGAAGATGATEATEPAEPATAQGAADQEVRTP
- a CDS encoding amino acid deaminase; translation: MAVGNPVGRLADERVDHRFKALPPDAEGLTVGELAAERRNLFTDGFTTPVLALSAESVEHNLALLETYAERHGLAFAPHGKTSMAPQLFERQLEHGAWGITAAVPHQARVYRAYGIRRIFLANEVVDAPALRWLAAELDADPDFRCICYVDSVRGVQLMDEALRAASASRPLDVVVELGAGEGARTGARTPADCAAVADAVAATATLRLVGVAGYEGEVPQADGDKVRAWLRELVALATDFDKAGRFDGGSDVVVSAGGSAWFDTVAEVFAEIPELSLPVLKLLRSGAYVSHDDNHYSRLTPFNRVPEEGALRPAFRLWAQVVSRPTPEQAFVNAGKRDAAYDLHLPEALAVRDARTGEVRPATGITVTGLSDQHGWLRTDPEAELEVGDWVGLGLSHPCTSFDKWQLIPLVEADGTVTDYIRTFF
- a CDS encoding N-acyl-D-amino-acid deacylase family protein, encoding MDLVIRDVRVIDGTGGASYRADVGLHSGRIAEIRREGDGGPRPTGRRTLHAHGLALSPGFIDMHAHSDLALLRDPDHSAKAAQGVTLEVLGQDGLSYAPVDDRTLTEVRRAITGWNGGAPGDTTVDFDWRTVGEYLDRLDRQGIAVNAAYLVPQGTVRMYAAGWDDRPATPAELTRMKQLVAEGMEQGAVGMSSGLTYTPGMYADDAELTELCRVVAGYGGYYCPHHRSYGAGALAAYEEMVTLTRNAGCALHLAHATMNFGVNRGKAPDLLALLDKALDDGADISLDTYPYTPGCTTLVAMLPSWAGEGGPEATLARLRDDESAERIRHHMEVVGADGCHGVPIEWDTIEISGVGDPGLADCVGRTIAESAAQRGEAPWATARRLLIDDGLGSTILQHVGHEENVRAIMRHRVHTGGSDGILQGDKPHPRAYGTFPHYLGHYARDLGVLSLEECVAHLTSRPAARLRLPDRGLVREGYRADLVLFDPGTVAAGSTFEAPRTLPVGIPHVLIDGRFVIEDGRRTDVLAGRSVRRTA
- the mptB gene encoding polyprenol phosphomannose-dependent alpha 1,6 mannosyltransferase MptB, which encodes MGTLSAVGYRRLGAVGSLAAAVGGTAAGRLPARDPWGIWVPHGSVTTVAAAVLAYLGLTLLVVSWWRYGRLVARGAAGGVRGTLVTLVWWAAPLVLAPPLHSADVYSYIAQGAMVVEGHDVYTSGPSVLGPDELGADAAASSGAHWTDTPAPYGPVFLVLAKWVVLATDGRIVPAVLGMRIVALAALALIVWSTLRIARACGASETGALWLGALNPLLLVHVVGGMHNDGLMIGIMLAGVVCALRGRWVLGSAVVALAMMVKSPAAVALLFIGAIVVRRTSGPLAWRVVKAFAVPALVAGAVAVVTTLLSGTGFGWLRTQSVAGSIHTALSLSSDIGLGVGELTRLLFGWDPQPVKRAFQLAGLVLALAVIGYAALATFRTVRPWRGGRPPHARPHAPLHPVHGLGAALLALVVLSPMVQPWYLLWGMAAISATAWNGRLGRVLAVLSAALVYETHPNGSTPGYGFAMAGAVCVLGAVLLRGEDRQRRAAVAAGSTERSVIPSARRPSAPADLPPARTQKTASTSG
- a CDS encoding S1 family peptidase, coding for MKKPLVGTLLALLLLGAGAAPAAAQTVQQARPAVRAVDFAGTVALSNCSGSVVRTPGSQPADPALVLSNGHCLESGFPAPGQVLVDKPSSRTFGLLNSAGTKVATLRASKIAYATMTDTDASLYQLTSTYAQIKSGYGIDALELSATRPVQGTAIKVVSGYWKRIYSCAVDGFAYRLKEGAWTWKDSVRYTSACKTIGGTSGSPVIDTATGKVVAVNNTGNEDGARCTDNNPCEVDESGNVTVRRGINYGQQTYGFVACIGAGSKLDLSRPGCALPKP
- a CDS encoding low temperature requirement protein A codes for the protein MATGSERSRMIAAQDGHRVTPAELFFDLVFVYAITQVTALMADDTTPLRILGGLVVLALLWWCWCCFAWLGNVVRADSGALFAVLVAVMAVMMVVLLTVPEVFSDRPGGLDAPLVFVLCYGAVRLLHLVSYRIAHPDDRALHATLRRTALLSVGPPLVLLLIGSALTGVAQVLVWLGAVVIDYVGIFVTGASGWRIASPGHSAERHGLIVIIALGESIVAIGVGVSGYPVTAAVLAAAVAGLLVVTGLWRLYFRQFSEAAEHRLAPLEGDDRTRLGRDVYTFLHLPLVAGVVLAALGMKKALHQVADAGHYALSEPLHGIAAWALTGGVGVFLLGAAAIVVRIGGPRPVTLITGGALCLVAGAVVVLVPALLAVALLAAAVTAMVALHGRTASRAVLKQS
- a CDS encoding pyridoxal phosphate-dependent aminotransferase, encoding MQVIQSTKLANVCYEIRGPVLEEAMRLEAAGHRILKLNTGNPAAFGFECPPEILEDILRNLAGAHGYGDAKGLLAARRAVMQHYQTKGIELDVEDIYLGNGVSELIQMSMQALLDDGDEVLVPAPDYPLWTASVSLAGGTAVHYRCDEQADWMPDLADIERKITDRTKAIVVINPNNPTGAVYDDEMLRGLTEIARRHNLIVCSDEIYDRILYDGATHTPTAAIAPDLLTLTFNGLSKNYRVAGYRSGWLAVCGPKAHASSYIEGLTILANMRLCANMPSQHAVATALGGRQSIEDLVLPGGRILEQRNAAYELLTQIPGITCVKPKGALYLFPRLDPKVYKIKDDREMVLDLLRAEKIMVVQGTGFNWPEPDHFRIVTLPAVEELTDAVTRIGTFLDGYGQT